In the genome of Epinephelus lanceolatus isolate andai-2023 chromosome 18, ASM4190304v1, whole genome shotgun sequence, one region contains:
- the bglap gene encoding osteocalcin, protein MKTLTVLVLCSLAVICLTSDASTGAQPAENPAQDGMFVERDAAASVVRQKRAPGELSLAQLESLREVCELNAACDEMMDTQGIVAAYTAYYGPIPY, encoded by the exons ATGAAGACTTTGACCGTCCTGGTTCTCTGCTCCCTGGCTGTCATCTGCCTGACCTCAG ATGCCTCCACTGGTGCCCAGCCTGCTGAAAACCCTGCTCAGGATG GTATGTTTGTGGAGAGGGACGCGGCTGCCTCAGTGGTGAGGCAGAAGAGAGCTCCTGGAGAGTTGTCCCTGGCCCAGCTGGAGAG CCTGAGAGAGGTGTGTGAGCTCAACGCGGCTTGTGACGAGATGATGGACACGCAGGGGATCGTTGCCGCCTATACCGCCTACTATGGACCAATCCCCTATTAG
- the mgp gene encoding matrix Gla protein, whose protein sequence is MRSLLQFLALCAAISFCICYESHESTESVEDLFVLPNQANSFITPQRGNVYNPPRGNGHNHYNFMRTIKSPAERRAETCEDYSPCRFYAYRHGFQQAYQRYFGAQNAPQRPAATRQY, encoded by the exons ATGAGGAGCCTTCTTCAGTTTCTggcactctgtgctgcaatctCGTTCTGCATCTGCTACG AGTCTCATGAAAGCACAGAATCCGTTGAAG ATCTGTTTGTGCTGCCAAACCAAGCCAACTCATTCATCACGCCACAGAGGGGTAACGTATACAACCCACCCAGAGGGAACGGCCACAACCATTACAACTTCATGAG GACGATAAAGTCTCCAGCCGAGAGGCGTGCAGAGACCTGCGAGGACTACTCGCCCTGTCGCTTCTACGCCTACCGCCACGGCTTTCAGCAGGCCTACCAGAGATACTTTGGCGCCCAAAACGCACCCCAGAGACCAGCTGCGACCCGTCAATACTAG
- the LOC117268893 gene encoding pleckstrin homology domain-containing family F member 2-like: MDLLTFERENRQRIQAVENSFGPAGGSLSKPGRVLMGQGHLMKQGRRKPQPKSFFLFNDILVYGSIILNGRWHKNQKVIPLEGIQLEDVEDRDGMKNQWLIRTPRKSFYVSAPSFEEKRAWIDHIEECRSNLLQAGSSQPRSTFAVAWIPDPVAFKCMRCFNKFTATKRRHHCRKCGFLVCNSCSKERAVIDHIHPTKRLRVCSFCHTRNKEDEMSRVRGDSTGKNSSEEDIEAASSDEEDTGEMSQTYTSSSWLDSQMGTWGHVGTYVYPRPMNQRPPSHHSLPDVDYPTITKE, from the exons ATGGACCTGTTAACTTTTGAGAGGGAGAACCGACAGCGTATCCAGGCTGTGGAGAACTCATTTGGCCCAGCAGGGGGGAGCCTATCCAAACCGGGTCGGGTTCTGATGGGACAGGGCCATCTGATGAAACAGGGTCGTCGGAAGCCCCAGCCGAagtctttcttcctcttcaacGACATTCTGGTGTACGGCAGCATTATCCTGAACGGCCGCTGGCACAAAAATCAGAAGGTCATTCCTTTAG AGGGTATCCAGCTGGAGGACGTAGAGGACAGAGATGGAATGAAGAACCAATGGCTCATCCGTACACCCCGCAAGTCCTTCTATGTGTCCGCCCCTTCATTTGAGGAGAAGCGGGCCTGGATAGACCACATTGAAGAATGCCGGTCAAACCTGCTGCAGGCCGGCAGCAGCCAACCACGCTCCACCTTTGCCGTTGCCTGGATCCCAGACCCGGTGGCCTTCAAATGCATGCGCTGCTTCAACAAGTTCACCGCCACCAAGCGTCGGCACCACTGCCGAAAATGCGGCTTTTTGGTCTGCAACTCATGCTCCAAGGAGCGAGCGGTGATAGACCATATTCACCCCACCAAGAGGCTGAGGGTCTGCAGTTTCTGTCACACGAGGAATAAGGAAGACGAGATGTCTCGCGTGAGGGGAGACAGCACTGGGAAGAACAGCTCAGAGGAGGACATTGAGGCAGCATCCAGTGATGAAGAGGATACAGGGGAGATGAGTCAGACCTACACCTCCAGCAGCTGGCTGGACTCACAGATGGGCACCTGGGGACACGTGGGAACATATGTTTACCCACGACCAATGAATCAGCGACCTCCGTCTCACCACAGCCTTCCAGATGTAGATTATCCTACCATCACAAAAGAGTGA